From a single Bremerella alba genomic region:
- a CDS encoding lactate/malate dehydrogenase family protein, with the protein MKITIVGTGRVGAAIAFAATINPMASELLLLNRSRDTAEGEAIDLSHATATQNSSMQIRAGDVSDSTNSDVIIFTASVPYGDPNRKRSELASDNLAILKQWIPPLAEASPNAIIIMVSNPVDAMTYAALKLSGFPPHRVLGTGTLLDSVRYRAMLSTELEIHSDDIRAYILGEHGDTQFAAHSLSMTGGERFYASDMSRRLFEKTVKIGYEVSRLKGHTSYGIALGTMMILDSIVYDLRHTMPVSVLIEDSFGVNDVCLSLPAVIGRQGVTRVLTPPLSEDEQAALRRSADAVGKCIRSMGTITEDQR; encoded by the coding sequence ATGAAAATCACTATCGTCGGCACCGGTCGTGTCGGAGCGGCCATCGCATTTGCCGCAACGATCAATCCCATGGCCAGCGAACTGCTGCTGCTTAATCGCTCGCGTGACACGGCCGAGGGAGAGGCGATCGATCTTTCGCATGCCACGGCCACGCAAAATAGCAGCATGCAGATTCGAGCCGGGGACGTTTCCGATTCGACCAACTCCGACGTGATCATCTTCACCGCGTCGGTTCCCTACGGCGACCCCAATCGCAAGCGGTCAGAGCTGGCCAGCGATAACCTGGCGATTCTTAAGCAGTGGATTCCACCCCTGGCCGAGGCCAGCCCCAATGCGATCATCATCATGGTCAGTAACCCGGTCGATGCGATGACCTACGCGGCGCTCAAGCTCTCCGGCTTTCCGCCGCATCGCGTCTTAGGGACCGGAACGCTGTTGGATAGCGTGCGTTACCGCGCGATGCTTTCGACCGAACTGGAAATTCACTCCGACGACATCAGGGCCTATATCCTGGGTGAACATGGAGATACGCAATTCGCGGCGCACTCGTTGTCGATGACCGGAGGCGAACGCTTCTACGCCAGCGATATGTCGCGCCGGTTGTTCGAGAAGACCGTGAAGATTGGCTACGAAGTCTCGCGACTCAAAGGGCATACCAGCTATGGTATCGCGTTGGGGACGATGATGATTCTAGACAGTATCGTCTACGACCTTCGTCACACGATGCCGGTAAGCGTGCTGATCGAAGATAGCTTTGGCGTGAACGATGTCTGCTTGAGCCTGCCGGCGGTCATTGGTCGGCAAGGGGTAACGCGTGTTCTAACGCCGCCCCTATCTGAAGACGAGCAGGCCGCGCTGCGGCGTAGCGCCGATGCGGTCGGCAAGTGCATCCGCAGCATGGGCACGATTACGGAAGATCAAAGATAA
- a CDS encoding DcaP family trimeric outer membrane transporter: MTGNRNTLDSLSRACRLGFTLVLLLLGLLGSATNGDDWFRDADEAYPNVTANFGQPSPSPLAARSQSRGVRLASHFQPVVTPVAANLQPAALTPPDPPMILPNSTASPLPETVDPILQNFTGQSFMSESSRLNIGFDFYSAPSFDEGLILYGDNVAMKIGGYVKADFIYDFNPIDSTDSFVTTSIPVGAPPRTNSRFHARQTRMSFDTRWLAINDNPVRIYVEGDFFSDDDQFRLRHAYGESGHLLVGRTFTTFTDVSAAPATLDFEGSVSAVNRRQAQARLTTPFFWEDVKMAVAVEDTRFIVEAPIGVTGESRSPSPDFIGHLRLDKEWGQFQVASLHRIGGFQPDGQEVLTRYAWGFNFTGVMLVQPRTKAYSQIVFGEGIGSYRGLPDAAPVSATSSDLLGMLGWMVGVTHDWNDRWSSNFTYAENTLDNLPGQAADDVHQTTYLAINLIWQPTDRFRVGTEYLYGIRENIDGDVGAANRVQTSFIFDLP; the protein is encoded by the coding sequence ATGACTGGCAACCGAAACACGCTTGATTCCCTTAGCCGAGCCTGTCGCTTAGGTTTCACCCTAGTGTTATTGCTACTCGGATTATTAGGTTCCGCTACCAATGGCGACGACTGGTTTCGCGATGCGGACGAGGCCTATCCCAACGTCACCGCGAACTTCGGTCAGCCCTCCCCTTCCCCTCTTGCTGCGCGGTCGCAGTCCAGGGGAGTCAGACTGGCCTCGCACTTTCAGCCGGTAGTTACGCCGGTCGCAGCCAACTTGCAGCCAGCTGCACTGACGCCTCCGGACCCTCCGATGATATTGCCTAATTCGACGGCATCGCCGCTGCCGGAGACGGTAGATCCTATCCTGCAAAACTTCACCGGCCAATCATTCATGAGTGAGTCGAGCCGGCTCAACATTGGTTTCGACTTTTACTCGGCGCCTTCCTTCGATGAGGGGCTCATCCTATACGGTGACAATGTCGCCATGAAAATCGGCGGGTACGTGAAAGCCGACTTCATCTACGACTTCAATCCGATCGACTCGACTGACTCGTTCGTGACCACCTCGATCCCGGTCGGAGCCCCGCCGCGAACGAACTCCAGATTTCATGCCCGACAGACTCGCATGAGTTTTGACACGCGCTGGCTGGCCATAAATGACAACCCCGTCCGCATTTATGTGGAAGGTGACTTTTTCAGCGACGACGATCAGTTTCGCCTACGTCACGCTTACGGAGAGTCTGGCCACTTGCTAGTCGGGCGAACGTTCACCACGTTCACTGATGTTTCGGCAGCTCCGGCGACACTCGACTTTGAAGGGTCGGTGTCTGCGGTAAATCGCCGCCAGGCTCAGGCCCGGTTGACGACACCGTTCTTCTGGGAAGATGTCAAAATGGCGGTAGCCGTCGAAGATACACGATTCATTGTCGAAGCTCCGATCGGAGTTACCGGCGAGTCGCGATCCCCTTCCCCAGACTTTATCGGGCACCTGCGACTGGACAAAGAATGGGGGCAATTCCAGGTCGCCTCGCTGCATCGTATCGGCGGCTTTCAACCTGATGGGCAAGAGGTGCTGACTCGCTATGCCTGGGGCTTCAACTTCACCGGGGTCATGCTCGTGCAGCCCCGTACGAAAGCTTACTCTCAGATTGTCTTCGGTGAAGGTATCGGCAGTTACCGTGGACTTCCCGACGCGGCCCCAGTTTCTGCGACTAGCAGCGACCTACTGGGCATGCTCGGCTGGATGGTGGGGGTCACTCACGATTGGAATGATCGCTGGAGTTCCAACTTCACGTATGCTGAAAACACCCTGGATAACCTCCCAGGGCAAGCGGCCGACGACGTCCATCAAACGACTTATCTGGCCATCAACTTGATCTGGCAACCAACCGATCGCTTTCGGGTCGGTACCGAATATTTGTACGGTATACGCGAAAACATCGACGGCGACGTCGGGGCCGCCAATCGCGTGCAGACGTCGTTTATCTTTGATCTTCCGTAA
- a CDS encoding heme-binding protein, producing MLTRYLVTLIAVAAIITVARTSAGEGPQTPAELDAPLPEGWPDPTSPGEIAVKKYPAYRSAVAKSGMKMDRADGVLFWQLFAHIQANEIAMTAPVVNTYTKSDDRPQVEMEFLYRTTQQGQAGSGLGQVNVNDHPQQTFVTLAVQGKMNAQVYQDSLTQLEGWLQKNPEWRPSGDPRRLGYHGPMTPATKRLWEVQIPVEAAKQD from the coding sequence ATGCTGACACGATACCTCGTTACCTTGATAGCCGTTGCCGCGATAATAACCGTAGCCCGCACGTCCGCAGGCGAAGGTCCGCAGACGCCTGCCGAGCTAGATGCTCCTTTACCGGAGGGCTGGCCCGATCCAACAAGTCCTGGCGAAATCGCCGTAAAAAAGTATCCCGCGTACCGCAGTGCCGTCGCGAAAAGTGGCATGAAGATGGATCGGGCCGACGGCGTGCTCTTTTGGCAGTTGTTCGCCCACATTCAAGCCAACGAGATTGCCATGACGGCACCGGTAGTCAACACCTACACCAAGTCAGACGATCGCCCTCAAGTGGAAATGGAATTCCTGTATCGCACCACTCAACAAGGTCAGGCCGGAAGCGGTCTCGGACAGGTCAATGTTAACGATCATCCGCAACAAACCTTCGTCACCCTGGCCGTGCAAGGAAAGATGAACGCTCAGGTGTACCAGGATTCACTCACACAATTAGAAGGCTGGTTACAGAAAAACCCCGAATGGAGGCCGAGTGGAGATCCTCGCCGCTTGGGGTATCATGGTCCGATGACACCAGCAACGAAACGACTATGGGAGGTGCAAATCCCTGTCGAAGCGGCTAAGCAAGATTAA
- a CDS encoding cupin domain-containing protein → MVRYTRFLLFALGLMAIGGLGIVWAHDPVGPLKVTVLAKSIDAWDGKPLPAYPKGQPEITILRIVIPAGEKTPLHLHTVINAGVLLRGELDVHMENGQTKRLKAGDSLIEVVEKPHWGANNGKDDAEIIVFYAGVQGEKVTRELD, encoded by the coding sequence ATGGTTCGATACACAAGATTCTTACTGTTCGCGTTGGGGCTGATGGCAATCGGCGGGCTAGGTATCGTGTGGGCTCACGATCCAGTCGGCCCGCTTAAGGTCACCGTTCTCGCCAAATCGATCGATGCATGGGATGGCAAGCCGCTACCAGCTTATCCGAAAGGACAGCCCGAGATCACGATACTGCGGATTGTCATCCCGGCCGGCGAGAAAACGCCGCTGCACTTGCACACGGTGATTAATGCCGGGGTTCTGCTACGAGGAGAACTCGACGTGCACATGGAGAACGGTCAGACCAAACGACTCAAGGCCGGGGACTCGCTAATCGAGGTGGTCGAGAAACCGCACTGGGGAGCGAACAACGGCAAGGACGATGCCGAGATCATCGTCTTCTACGCCGGCGTTCAGGGCGAAAAGGTTACGCGTGAACTCGACTAA